Proteins from a single region of Candidatus Scalindua japonica:
- a CDS encoding type II toxin-antitoxin system RelB/DinJ family antitoxin translates to MSKTKTATVRARINPSLKKEVETLFEKLGLSTTEAINLFYKQVKLRNGLPFDAVVPNKVTGKVLKDTDTGKNLVRCEDANDMFKKLGI, encoded by the coding sequence ATGAGCAAGACTAAAACTGCAACAGTAAGAGCACGAATTAATCCGTCATTGAAGAAAGAGGTTGAGACTCTTTTTGAAAAATTAGGATTATCCACGACTGAGGCAATTAACCTTTTTTACAAACAGGTCAAATTGAGAAACGGTTTACCTTTTGATGCAGTTGTTCCCAATAAAGTAACAGGAAAGGTCTTAAAAGATACTGATACCGGCAAGAATCTTGTACGCTGTGAGGATGCCAATGATATGTTCAAGAAATTGGGAATCTGA
- a CDS encoding potassium channel family protein, translating into MDVFFTTTLIFGTYAASRKTYIAIIAASLALPMLVSIWLNRFVDIPFLIFVGDCFVIAFLVFLIVVILSFIFNEREVTINVIYASIVVYLLIAIMWAFVYSVVESIHPGSFATGQAQIEAGRRLYIYYSFVTITTLGYGDITPTTDLANTFSFLEAVTGQLYIAILIARLVGIHIAQSMSREKQIK; encoded by the coding sequence ATGGATGTATTTTTTACGACTACCTTGATATTCGGAACCTACGCTGCAAGCAGGAAAACCTATATTGCCATCATTGCTGCATCGCTTGCCTTGCCAATGCTCGTCTCAATCTGGCTAAACCGATTTGTAGATATACCTTTTCTGATTTTCGTGGGAGATTGCTTTGTAATAGCATTTCTGGTTTTTCTGATAGTAGTTATCCTGTCTTTCATATTCAACGAACGCGAAGTTACAATCAATGTTATCTATGCGTCAATTGTTGTTTATCTGCTCATTGCCATAATGTGGGCGTTCGTTTATTCAGTTGTTGAGAGTATTCACCCGGGATCTTTTGCCACAGGACAAGCTCAAATCGAGGCAGGCAGACGCCTTTATATTTACTACAGTTTTGTTACTATCACAACACTGGGTTACGGAGATATAACTCCCACAACGGATCTGGCAAATACCTTCTCATTTCTTGAGGCTGTTACAGGACAGCTTTATATAGCCATACTGATTGCAAGATTGGTCGGTATTCACATTGCACAATCAATGAGTAGAGAAAAACAGATTAAGTAG
- a CDS encoding OFA family MFS transporter: MSFFGLSKKNIIAKPGFNRWLVPPASIAIHLCIGSVYAWSMFNPALIKVIGGAASSADDWSLGQVVWIFSVAIVFLGLAAAFAGKWLETVGPRMVGFVAACCWGGGFMIGGAGIMTHQLWLIYFGYGVIGGCGLGLGYVSPVSTLIRWFPDRRGMAAGMAIMGFGGGAIIAKLSIDNLLACFYKAPEYLGAIDAVELVTEGGRRFAEIAGQLTEVVVVGANDVSRMIVPGEPGVYVVNSGSTGATETFFTLGIIYFVIMTIAAFSYRIPHEGWLPQGWVPHTAEKAESKMISQNDVHIDQALKTPQFYLLWVVLCFNVTAGIGVIGVAKTMMSEIFGSTLPFIVDAAYAGTYVLMISVFNMLGRFFWASISDYIGRKVTYYIFFALGIFLYLSIPYTAIKVQASPAAIWLTIFYGATMIIFTMYGGGFATIPAYLADIFGARYVGGIHGRLLTAWSTAGVLGPLAITQLREASRINAIEGLAAKADPAVFERTYGAGISQLSQLVEQKTVTISNLMAIVPSGVTDPSPTLYNTTMYVMAGLLAIALIANVFVRPVHERHHMNGD, translated from the coding sequence ATGTCATTCTTTGGACTAAGCAAGAAAAATATCATAGCAAAACCGGGTTTTAATCGCTGGCTTGTACCACCGGCATCTATTGCAATACATTTGTGTATCGGTTCTGTTTATGCGTGGAGCATGTTTAACCCCGCACTGATTAAAGTAATCGGTGGGGCGGCAAGTTCTGCTGACGACTGGTCTCTTGGTCAGGTAGTCTGGATTTTTTCCGTTGCAATTGTCTTTTTAGGACTAGCTGCAGCTTTTGCGGGAAAGTGGCTCGAAACCGTTGGCCCCAGAATGGTTGGTTTTGTCGCGGCCTGCTGTTGGGGTGGGGGCTTCATGATTGGTGGTGCGGGCATAATGACCCATCAGTTGTGGTTAATTTACTTCGGATATGGTGTTATAGGCGGTTGCGGACTGGGACTTGGATATGTCTCTCCGGTCTCTACTCTCATACGGTGGTTTCCTGATAGAAGGGGTATGGCCGCCGGAATGGCCATTATGGGTTTTGGTGGTGGTGCTATAATAGCAAAGCTCAGCATTGATAACCTGCTGGCATGTTTTTATAAAGCACCGGAATATTTAGGTGCGATAGATGCCGTTGAACTGGTTACGGAAGGCGGCAGGCGGTTTGCTGAAATTGCAGGACAGCTTACTGAAGTAGTTGTCGTTGGAGCCAACGACGTTTCAAGGATGATTGTACCCGGGGAACCGGGTGTTTACGTAGTTAATTCCGGGTCTACCGGCGCGACTGAAACGTTCTTTACGCTGGGAATTATCTATTTTGTCATCATGACAATAGCTGCTTTTTCCTATAGAATTCCCCACGAGGGCTGGTTGCCTCAGGGTTGGGTCCCACATACTGCCGAAAAAGCAGAGAGCAAAATGATTTCTCAGAACGATGTTCACATAGACCAGGCGCTGAAGACCCCTCAGTTTTATCTGCTCTGGGTCGTCCTCTGTTTTAATGTTACTGCCGGTATTGGAGTTATCGGCGTGGCAAAAACCATGATGTCAGAAATATTTGGTTCTACTCTGCCATTCATTGTTGATGCGGCATATGCGGGTACATATGTCCTCATGATCAGTGTCTTCAATATGTTAGGTCGCTTTTTCTGGGCCAGTATTTCCGATTACATTGGCCGTAAAGTAACCTATTACATATTTTTTGCTCTTGGTATTTTTCTCTATTTGTCTATACCCTATACGGCTATCAAAGTCCAGGCTTCTCCTGCTGCAATATGGCTGACTATTTTCTACGGCGCTACCATGATAATTTTTACCATGTATGGAGGGGGCTTTGCGACGATTCCCGCTTACCTTGCCGATATATTTGGGGCCCGCTATGTAGGGGGTATTCATGGCCGACTGCTTACCGCATGGAGCACTGCGGGAGTTCTGGGTCCACTGGCAATTACACAACTCCGGGAGGCTTCGCGGATAAACGCTATTGAAGGACTTGCTGCAAAAGCTGACCCTGCAGTTTTTGAACGGACATATGGCGCCGGAATAAGCCAGCTTTCACAGCTCGTCGAACAGAAAACAGTAACAATTTCCAATCTCATGGCAATCGTTCCAAGCGGAGTTACTGACCCTTCTCCAACACTATACAACACAACAATGTACGTTATGGCCGGTTTATTGGCAATCGCTCTTATTGCAAACGTATTCGTTAGGCCTGTCCATGAACGACACCACATGAATGGTGACTGA
- a CDS encoding VOC family protein — protein sequence MELNHVGIINKNEEQALKFYVDFLGLKKTREILLPSELSQQLFSVDKEIKVLVVEGEGIKIEVFVSDFQPENPNFTHFAIMVDSLSNLTGKAKQFDANVIIGKYKDKTVYFLKDFSGNLIEVKQKP from the coding sequence ATGGAATTAAATCACGTTGGTATCATTAATAAGAACGAAGAGCAGGCGCTGAAGTTTTATGTGGATTTTCTTGGTCTCAAAAAGACAAGAGAGATTCTCCTGCCATCGGAACTTTCACAGCAGCTGTTTTCTGTTGACAAAGAGATCAAGGTCCTGGTTGTCGAAGGCGAGGGGATAAAGATCGAGGTATTCGTATCGGATTTTCAACCTGAAAATCCCAATTTCACCCATTTCGCTATAATGGTAGATAGTCTGTCAAATCTTACGGGAAAGGCAAAGCAGTTTGATGCAAATGTCATCATCGGGAAATATAAGGATAAGACCGTCTACTTTCTCAAAGACTTTTCCGGTAACTTAATTGAAGTGAAACAGAAACCGTAG
- a CDS encoding LssY C-terminal domain-containing protein, whose product MSMKFVQIEITIQSLTAVIMLVLISACGTYNPIPINEVNFHQRSQTKKVGKLTVTASVLSPKESKQIFGRPLAKKGIQPVWLEIINNEDTPFAIIVIAIDPKYFSSTEAAEINRVSDKDKNKQMEEDYRKLALDILINPGETESGFVFTNLGFGTKVVPVVMFGPKQVRTVVFYIPVPGIKADHMRVNFDDLYQPEEFIKFDKEEDFRAKLFDFQCCARNEKDTKDGDPLNIVLVGRPDLIYGALARAGWDETEAVTFSTGLKMAKAFITGNMYLNAPISPQYVFGRAQDIALQKGRDSVNERNHMRLWLTPWIFCGMSVWIGQISRDIGIRMTTGVWNLTTHAVDPEVDDARDYLIMDVMAVQGLTKLGMVEGVGAATPEKPREIILGDQYWTDGLRAVMLFSEEPVAMDEIEFFIWDFRLKEAKEIIEKLQEESASRNFE is encoded by the coding sequence ATGTCAATGAAGTTTGTACAAATAGAAATTACAATACAAAGTTTGACGGCTGTTATTATGCTTGTTCTGATTTCTGCCTGCGGAACATATAATCCAATACCTATTAATGAAGTAAATTTTCATCAACGCTCACAGACTAAGAAAGTTGGCAAGTTGACGGTGACAGCATCGGTGCTATCACCCAAAGAGAGCAAACAGATATTCGGCAGACCGCTGGCAAAGAAAGGGATCCAGCCCGTATGGCTGGAGATTATAAATAACGAAGATACCCCGTTTGCCATTATCGTTATAGCTATTGACCCAAAATACTTTTCTTCCACAGAGGCGGCAGAAATTAATAGGGTGTCGGATAAAGACAAAAATAAGCAAATGGAAGAGGATTACAGAAAGTTGGCCCTTGACATACTCATAAATCCGGGGGAAACAGAGTCAGGTTTTGTATTTACAAACCTCGGTTTTGGCACCAAGGTAGTGCCAGTTGTCATGTTTGGCCCGAAGCAGGTCAGAACAGTTGTTTTCTACATACCTGTACCTGGCATTAAGGCCGACCATATGCGCGTTAATTTTGATGATCTATACCAACCGGAGGAATTCATTAAATTTGATAAAGAAGAGGATTTTCGCGCAAAACTCTTTGATTTCCAATGCTGTGCACGAAACGAGAAGGATACCAAAGACGGTGATCCTCTTAATATTGTACTGGTCGGAAGGCCGGATTTGATATACGGTGCTCTTGCTCGTGCCGGATGGGACGAAACAGAAGCAGTCACATTTTCTACCGGCTTAAAGATGGCAAAGGCATTCATTACGGGCAATATGTACTTGAACGCCCCGATCAGTCCCCAATATGTATTTGGCAGGGCTCAAGATATTGCTCTCCAGAAGGGGCGAGATTCTGTTAATGAGCGTAACCATATGCGTCTCTGGCTTACGCCATGGATCTTCTGTGGTATGTCTGTCTGGATTGGACAAATAAGCCGCGATATAGGTATTCGGATGACAACAGGCGTATGGAACCTTACGACTCATGCGGTTGACCCGGAAGTGGACGACGCTCGCGACTATCTGATAATGGACGTCATGGCTGTACAGGGCCTAACTAAGCTGGGTATGGTTGAAGGTGTTGGTGCTGCCACACCTGAAAAACCCCGTGAAATTATCCTCGGAGACCAGTACTGGACGGATGGGCTTCGTGCAGTGATGCTTTTTTCGGAGGAACCGGTGGCTATGGACGAGATTGAATTCTTCATTTGGGATTTTCGCTTAAAAGAGGCAAAAGAGATTATTGAAAAGCTGCAAGAGGAATCTGCTTCAAGGAATTTTGAATGA
- a CDS encoding type II toxin-antitoxin system YafQ family toxin has product MLTPVYTRQFAKDLKKMQNRGKSSNKIKNIMHDLVNGIPLDARYRDHKLVGYYKGRRECHVEADWLLIYKTTEEEIIFERTGTHSDLFN; this is encoded by the coding sequence ATGTTAACTCCAGTATACACAAGGCAATTTGCAAAAGACCTGAAAAAGATGCAGAACCGTGGAAAGTCATCAAATAAGATCAAGAACATAATGCATGATCTTGTAAATGGAATTCCTCTTGATGCCAGGTATAGAGACCACAAACTCGTCGGTTACTATAAAGGTAGACGAGAGTGTCATGTCGAAGCAGACTGGCTCTTAATTTATAAAACTACAGAAGAAGAGATAATATTTGAAAGGACCGGAACACACTCAGACCTCTTTAACTAA